From Coffea arabica cultivar ET-39 chromosome 9c, Coffea Arabica ET-39 HiFi, whole genome shotgun sequence, one genomic window encodes:
- the LOC140014123 gene encoding uncharacterized protein — protein MSTHPESSDRPATTSPTDLANLGAQLSEVLNRFNELSVEMTAQRHVIDQLVASGASGTPHYYSTTEPFTLDTAAQGKAEVGESSAPVDKNLLKRLDRFEEFIRKNQGLNKQGGLDYNELCLFPNMQLPMGFKAPKFGKYGGTGNPKTHLRMFANKLGKPIDDENLPVRLFPESLEGDALDWYSNLKPEDMRSWMDLSIAFMRQYEYNCELAPTRATLEGTKRKPSEDHKTYAKRWRKLAAKVEPPMTKNEIVRMFIKAHDLPYFEEFFA, from the exons atgagtacccaTCCAGAATCATCTGATAGGCCCGCAACCACATCACCGACTGACTTGGCAAATCTGGGAGCTCAACTGAGCGAAGTTCTAAACCGATTTAATGAGCTAAGCGTTGAAATGACAGCCCAACGGCACGTAATAGATCAACTGGTAGCCAGTGGTGCTAGCG GGACACCCCATTATTACTCTACCACTGAGCCATTTACCCTAGATACCGCCGCCCAAGGAAAAGCTGAAGTTGGGGAATCATCCGCGCCAGTGGATAAAAACTTGCTAAAGAGATTGGATCGATTTGAAGAGTTCATAAGGAAAAACCAAggtttgaacaagcaaggaggtTTGGACTACAACGAGCTGTGCCTGTTTCCGAATATGCAATTGCCAATGGGTTTCAAAGCACCCAAATTTGGCAAGTACGGTGGAACTGGCAATCCCAAAACACACCTTCGGATGTTTGCAAACAAGCTAGGGAAGCCGATAGATGATGAGAATCTACCTGTGCGCTTATTTCCCGAGAGTCTAGAAGGCGATGCGTTGgattggtattccaatttgaagcCTGAGGATATGAGATCTTGGATGGATTTGTCAATTGCTTTTATGAGGCAGTACGAATACAATTGCGAGCTTGCTCCAACGAGGGCCACACTTGAGGGGACTAAAAGAAAACCatctgaggaccacaagacgtatgcgaagagatggaggaaattggCCGCCAAAGTGGAGCCTCCCATGACTAAAAATGAGATTGTTCGCATGTTCATCAAAGCTCATGACCTACcctattttgaagaatttttcgCATGA